From Anopheles maculipalpis chromosome X, idAnoMacuDA_375_x, whole genome shotgun sequence:
ACAAATCCAATTGCGGATTTCTCTATTTGTCCCACCTTGAAGGTGACTGAATCTTACCGCGCGCCAAAGAATAATCCCACCGAACCATTCTTGCCCGTGCGTGCACGTAGACTGACATTGAGAGCTTTCTCTCATtgaaggaaattgaaaaacaagaaTAACAGTAACGGTTCAACCTTCTGCggcggaaaaatgaaaaatccaCCAGCCCCGATGGAGCTTTGCATCTCGTTTCTCGGGCACGTGTTTAACGACTTGTTTGTTGCAACCctctccccctttttttgcagcCAATACTGAGCAACCCGAAGCTGGTGGAGAAGAGCAACGATTACGAGTACATGAAGGCATGGCTGGGGAATGGGTTGCTTACCTCGCCCGGATACATCTGGCATCCGCGCCGCAAATCCTTAACACCGGCCTTTCACTTCAAGATACTGTCGGACTTTGTGACGATCTTCCAGAACCAGGCGGACGTGTTGATCGAGAAGCTGTCGGAGCACACGGTGCAGGGCGAAGCGTTCAACATTGTACCGTACGTGACGCTCTGTGCGCTGGACATTTTCTGCGGTAAGATTTTCGTGCGCTGCCAGCAGGTTCGTTGATAAATGGTGTATGATGgggcttttcttttccaacctATTTCCAGAAACTGCCATGGGATGTCCTGTGTATGCGCAGAAGAACTCCAACTCGGAATACGTTCGAGCACACAAACAGTTAAGTACATCCAAACCGAAGTACGAATTTTGCATTACTAATGCAGGTTTCTATCATCATCAACCTCTTCAACAGAATTGGCAAAGTCATACGAAACCGTTTGCAAAAAATATGGCTCCATCCAGACTTTGTCTTCAAGCGCACGAAAGAGTTCCGAAAGCATCAGGAATGTCTGAAGGTGCTGCATAACTTTTCCGACCGTGTTGTGCGAGAGCGCAAGGAGGAGCTTCGCAAGCGCAAGCAACAGCTTGAccagaacaacaacagcaaaccatCCGATGAAGACAGCAGTACGTACGAGGATGGCATCTATCGTAAGAAACAGCTCGCCTTTTTGGACCTGCTGCTCGAGGGTTCCGGGTTGTCCGATCTAGCAATACGCGAGGAGGTGGACACATTCATCATCGGCGGCCATGACACGACGGCGGCCGCCATGGCCTGGATACTGTATCTGCTTGGTGCCGCGCCGGAGATACAGGACCGCGTCGTACAGGAGATCGACGAGGTGATGGGCAAGGATCGGGAACGGCGTCCAACGATGGCAGAGCTGAACGAGATGCGCTATCTGGAGTGCTGCATCAAGGAGGGCCTGCGTCTGTACCCGAGCATACCGGTGATCGGTCGGCGTCTGACGGAGGACGTGCGGGTCGACAACTACACCATACCGGCCGGCACCACGGCGATGATCGTGGTGTATGAGCTGCACCGCGATGCGTCCGTATTTTCCAACCCGGACAAATTCAACCCGGACAACTTCCTGCCCGAAAACTGCAACGGGCGGCATCCTTACGCTTACATACCGTTCAGTGCTGGGCCGCGTAACTGTATCGGTCAGAAGTTCGCTATATTGGAGGAAAAGTCGGTCATCTCGGCAATCTTGCGCAAGTTCCGCATCGAAGCAGTCAACCGACGAGAGGACGTACAGCTGCTGTGTGATCTGGTACTCCGACCGAAGGATGGGTTGATAGTACGGCTTCACAAACGAGACTGAACAGTGAGCGTGCTAAACAATTGTAGGCAGTACTTCTCAGTATTACTTTAAAATTCCCCCTTTGCACGCACCGACGTTTGCCGTGTGGGGCTACTAAGCTTAAGAAAATGGGGCAGAAGTACAAAACTCAGATTTTAACTTCAGTTTGGACGACTCTCGGTGTGCTATTTGTTTCACTTCTCTTGCTCATCTACGTTTACGGTTCGCTAACGCTATCCATGCTCTTGCATGTTGTAAGATACAATGGTATGTCGCTTGTTCACATCTCAGCAGTGCtgaaaaaattcttcttcactCTAATCACAGGAAAACAGGACGTAAGAGATTATGCCAGATAAGGCGATAGGACAAATAGTAGTGGCTGTTATTATTACACGTTAATGTGGGTTGCGAACCTGTCTGACTTGCAGCGCGCGGCAAGACTTTAATTATAAGACAGTATTTTTacggaaaaataaatagtaaagGTATACCAAAAGTTTTActatgtaaataaaaacttttatgCGAAAGAAAACTGATTTATAAGCAACTATTTTGACAGATGgcagtcttcttcttcttcttcttcttggcgtaacgacgtctaaggtcatgccggccatcgaaatggcttactagacggccgataccacgtagttggttagtcagacctcactacggggggacagtccggatgggatttgaaccccggtcctgccgtttgaagaccggtgccgctgtcacctTCACCACTGGGCCGCCCCAGATGGCAGTCTCATACATAAATACCTGATATTGGAACATACCAAAGGtcataacaaaaaattatcagCGCTCAGGATTTCTGGAGGATCTTTTTTCTAACAAGTCTAAATTATTTGGTGGGCTTCTTATGGACTACAGCTTGTATCTAACTCTCTTTTATCCCAATTCAATAACCTGGCTTTTTTGACATATAATTCAATATATATGGAGCCCAAAATCCTTCTCAGAATCTTCCTCGCGAATACTGTTTCGTGGACGCTCCAAGGCTCCCTCATGCTGCATACAAACTACTCGCTATCCTGCTGTTCCGAACGACGCGTATTTCTAGTAGGCTACCTGCTAGGCCTGCTAGACCTAGACCTGCTAGgctatctaatggcttacgagtCTCATTGATATCCTGTTGTAGTTGGAGagacagtcctcactacgagagtGAAGGCttggaagggatttgaaccccgcttGCCCCTAACCTTGCTGAGCTCTTTGACTTTGATATCTTAACATCTACTTTCCAGAATCGACTTCTTCACTGACTCCTGGGAATAGTTTAGCGATATCAGACTCCCCATTTGCTATTAGACTAGATATAAGACTAGACTTGACTATATTTTGTTAAGCCTAAACGGtggccattttttatttaaaagcaTGATGGCGGCTCTTTGCTCTACGGTTATAAATGGCCGacatattttgaataaattaaaacaataacttaatagataaacaaataaataagcatAATGTAAAAGTGTTTGTTGTAAATAGCTGCGAAATTACATAATTCTCTTTGGGAAtgtatttcaaacaaaaaaaaaagtaaacaaactcGCAAAAACTAAACTCCAAGGAATGCCTCACTCTCCCCGGTGTGGAAAGAGCTGTATTTTGcaagagaaataaaacactcCACCTGTACGGCGGCGGAAACACTAATGAGACGTAAGCAGTGCTCACCAAGCAGCAGATAAGgtattttggtttttctttttttgggcaAAAATTTCCCCACAATCTCGTTGGGCCATTTCAACGCATCTGCACCACGTGGCGACATGCATGCTTGGTCCAAACAAAGACATTAGATAGGAGCTTCAGGCAAGCATGGCGGTGGCAAACTCCACCATAGCTGATCTTGTGCTCGCTGATGCAAACGGTTAAGCGGTTAATTGATTTACCAGTGCCGGTTTTGCCATTTGGCACTGAAGAAAGTGTGAAAAATGCATCACCACACTACCATGGCGCATCGAGCGAATTGCCTAATTGATGCGACTTTAATTAATGGCATGAAAATGATCCTCCCGAGCAGTCCCCCGTTGGGGTTGGATTTTTGCATTTCTAGCAAGCGTTTGCGCTGATTGGAACGTTGAATTACGCGTTTTGGTGGATATATTAATGGCCATTATAATTTTTCACTCGAATAATTCTTAGCGTTAAGGGTagggacactttttttttgcgtacgcAACGAATGGGCGGGTTTAGTTTGTTTCTATATAAAATCGGTCCATACGATGCTTTCCGTTTTAGTCGACAATTTGCAGTTTCGGGTGCTAGTAGTGTATGCGCCTCTTGAGTGATTTCtatcaaagtttttttaagCTTACAATGCCTTACAGTGATTCTGTGCTTACAGCCGCTATTGGGTCGGCATCCAATAGCTGGACTAGACAGCAGTTTATCGAAAGTGCACCCAAAACCagtgtgctgctgctagtgAGCTTCATCTTTATTGTGTGCTGTATGGCGGCGTACCTAGAGCGCTATCGGCGTTTGGTTCGGCATATTAACTCGATACCGGGACCGGCCACCCTACCGATAATTGGCAATGCACTACTTATCAACGCAGACCGGGAAGGTACTATCAACACAATCAAACTACAGCTACAGCCCCCCGCAGAACTACTGCAAGTGTTTGATAATTTAGAAAATGACATCTAATAAGTGATTTTCTCCTTAGCATGTTgtcaaatgtttaaaataattcaatgctAAATGCTACGAGAAAATCCAATACAAATGTTACaccaattgcatacatttaggcgcagtGAAATGAAGCGTTTTCCGTACATGAAACATTTCAAGCAAACTTGAAGGAGAGGATTCGGAACATGAGCACGGATTCATGCCAAACCGTTCTACCTCCGGTGTGTCTTGTGTCATCGCCACTTGACCATATGGCGCTCGACTGCCAAATTGACACAATATATGGCCGACTTAAAGGCAGCTTTTGACTGTATCTCTTGGGCCTATGCTTACTCTCGAAGCTATTCTGTCCTGGCTTTACGGAAAATCATGCAAATTCAGggttgaaaatatattttgtcgCCAAATCCGGAATGTTCCAAGGCTGTGTGCTTATTTTCCTACTTTTCCTACAATCGTTGACAACGACTGTGTTAATATTCTTACCTCCTGATGGCTGCTTGCTACACGCAGACCACCTCTTTCCTGCCTAGTGTCCTAGTAGACTGATTGAGTAAGAATTTTTCTGTtctcaaccacacacacatcctaTTCGCTTTCATCCAAACAGAACTCTTCAATCGCATCATTGCTTCCCGGAAGCTGTACGGACGCCGGCAAGGTATCACGCGCATCTGGAACGGAATGACTCCCTACGTGCTCATATCGCAAGCACAGGCAGTTGAGGTATTTAATTGCATTCGATGGTACGATGCACTATCCGTctcaaaaattctttttttccccttcaaaACATCCCCTCCCCCCATGCAGAAGATCCTCAGCAGTACGAAAAACATCGAAAAGGGTCGAGACTACGAATTTTTGCAGCCCTGGCTCGGTACCGGGCTGCTGACAAGCCCCGCCAGCAAATGGCAGCACCGACGAAAGATCCTAACGCCCACATTTCACTTCCGCATACTGGCGGACTTTGTGGAAGTGTTCAACAAGCAGTCGGAGGTGCTGGTGGAGAAGCTAGCGCAAGAGTTGTGCAACGAGACAGGATTCGACTGTGTGCGGTACATAACGCTGTGCTCGCTGGATATTATTTGCGGTAGGAGTGTACAAGATAGTGGGCGCATGATGATTGATGAATGTCTATATGTCAATGTTTTACGTTCCTTCAGAGACTGCCATGGGATGTCCGGTGTATGCACAGCAGCAGTCCGATTCGGAGTACGTTAGAGCGCACGAGAAGTAAGTTTTGTATCGCATACTCTtcttttcactctctctctcgctacaACAAGCAAGTGATGGAGCGCACTTTTGCATTGCAGAATCGGGCAGATAATGCTGAACCGGCTCCAAAAGCTTTGGCTACATCCGGACATCATTTTCCGCTGCACGGAGCAGTACCAGGAACAGCAAAAGTGTCTAGACATCTTGCACAAGTTCTCGTACCGCATGATCACGGAGCGGCGAGCAATTATTCAGGCTGGTCACACCAAAGCCGGCCTGCCGGTGGACGCAAACAATAATAGCGAAGCTGAAGAGTCGCACCAACTCTCCAGCACTGTGCGCAAGCAGCTCGCATTTCTCGACCTGCTGATAGAGGCGTCCGATGGTGGCAGAGTACTTTCCGACACGGACATACGCGAGGAGGTGGATACATTCATTCTTGGTGGACATGACACGACCGCTACCTCCATCTCGTGGACCTTATTTCTGCTCGGGACTGAACCATCAATCCAGGCGAAGGCAGTGCAGGAGATTGAGCACGTGATGGGTGGCGATAGTGCTCGTTGGCCAACAATGCGCGAGCTGAACGAAATGCGATACCTCGAGGCGTGCATTAAGGAAGCGCTCCGGCTGTATCCGAGCATTCCGATCATTGGCCGACGGTTGACCGAGGACGTACGGCTGGCCGAACATGTGCTACCGGCCGGCACAAATGCGGTCATAGTGGTGTACCAGCTACACCGCGATCCGACCGTTTTTCCCAACCCCGATCGGTTCAATCCGGAGCACTTTCTGTCGGATACGAACGGCAGAAAAGCGCGTCATCCTTTCGCTTACATTCCGTTCAGCGCCGGGCCAAGGAATTGCATCGGGCAAAAGTTTGGCGCACTGGAGGCGAAGGCCGTGCTGGTGTCCGTACTGCGGCGGTACCGTGTCGAGGCTGTCGATCGCCGGGAGGATCTTACTCTGTACGGTGAGCTGGTGCTTCGTTCCAAGGATGGTCTTAAGATACGCATTAccaagcgaaaataaaaagctaaTGCGCCATCCCCTGTGTACGCTAAACtcttattgtttcttttaactatttttataaatttttggtTATTGTTTAGATTAATTCAAGATTATACATTGTATTGCTTGTTCCTTTCCATTGGATtatgtgaaattttttgaaccTTACTCCAAACATGTTAACCCAATATTTCGATCGAGCTTTCGATAGCCTTACCACCTCGTAGAAGAAGCTTCACAGGATCACAAGAGgctcacaaaataaaatatgatagTAATAATATTCTGAATATTACATATGTATTCCGAACGATTGTCGCCACCTCACACAAGGTGGAAGCTCCTTATTCCCTCCCCCCAATCCTTCTCTTTCTACCATCGGGAGAATGGAAGCATTCCGCTCCTACCTGTTCGTAGAACCTTTCATTAGCAATGCGCTTGTTTGTCTTGCTCAATCAATTACTAGTTTTGTGTAGTTTCCTTCTTACTGCAATCACGTCCTACTAAGTTTTTTTATCTGCAATATCTATGTCAGTGGTCGGCAAGCCATTTCGAATGCGCTATATATagtgaaaaagtgaaaaaatagGGTTGAACTACTTGCCACAATTTAGCACTatttaatatatattttttccaaaTGTTTAGCCTCTCGTGAATTTTGAGCGAATTAGGTCGGTGGTCAAGTTAAGAACAGATCAGAAACACCAAAACAAGGCCCTCAATTAAGCTCAATAATATAAGTTTTTGTGTACTACTGCTCTGTCCCTCGTAGAAAGGACTGATAGTCTAACTGCGTGTCATCAAGCAAGAATAGAAAGCGTAAGAACCCACGCTCCTTCGGGAAATACATTaaccaaaaacgaaaatcattaaaacccCCGTAGCACAAACCGATACAACGGTGAACGTACCAGTTCCCACCCAAAAAAGTGCGAACTATTTGCTTCAAAGCTTCAAAGACAACTTCGTATCGGATGTAACTGATTCGGAAACCGTTGCTTGTGTTCTCTCCAACATACCGAGGAGATTCACTGCTCCTTATGCTACCGGGTCGTTAACATTGCGTCGATCGTATCTGCTATAGATCGTTTCAAGCCCTCACCTGCTCAGGTTCTGATGGTATACCGGCTATCATCCTAAAGTGCTGCACCTCATCGCTAGCTCCATCGCTACTGTGGAATCTTTCCTAACATTTGGAAAACATCTTGGCTAACTCCCATCCACAAAAAGGGGCTGCAAAAATGATGCAATCAACTAACTTGGCATAACCTTGCTTAGTGTAGGTGCTTAAGTGTTCGATGCACGCAACTACATCAgctcgaaataaataaataaataaataaataaaatcgcgGACCTGACGACCACGTCCAACAGTGCAACCGTGATTACGAGACTTCCAGTCAGACTTTCAGTAGACGGGGTAACCATACAGAGGAAACAGTTTGTCAAGGACCTCAGCGCGTCTTGCTTGACCCGAGGCTCGTTGCTGGAGTATGCAAACAAAGTGTGTTGGCCCAGCGCTGCACGGTCTCAGGCGCGTCTAGAGACCGATCCAGCGCAAAATCACGCGTTTTGCGCTTCGATGCTAGAATCGGAGGGAAGACTCTACCAGGACCAGATATATGCTGCTTGGTCTGCCTTTCTTAGGAGAGCGTATCCCCGGCTGTTCGAGCCGGGGATTTCGATGGAAGATTTCTCCGACCGTGTTGCCGTTGATGCATCTAAATCTTGTACTGTAACATACATGTTGCATCTATCGTTgtctttctattttgttttgtaaaatctaTCGAGAGGGCTTACTTGTCCCTCGATTAGTATAATAAataacgaaataaataaaaattcaatggCTAGACAGACTATCTATTAAAAGAGAATGTGAagaatcctttttcttcttttaagtAAGTTAGAATCTTGCACAGAAAATAGTAGGCCCTACCCTGCCAACCACTGAGCGTCAACGagacgaaacaaaagcaaaggaaagcaagtacgaaaaaagcttttccaacAAGTGTTCTTGTGACTGATCAACGGGCACCGATTGCTGACACACAACCCCCCTCCATGGGTGGTGGTAGCCTCGACCGCTTATTAAATCATCGACCGCTAATGACCACCGATCATGCCCGCCACGCGTTCGCCAGCCGAAGCGGTAAAAGTTTTAGTGTCCGGGCGGCAAAGATGGATGAGACCCCGCGGGAAGCAAGGGAACCAACGCCCGGAGAGCGCTTGATTGGTTTCGGGGGCAGGGAGTTAAATCGTAACTAGTAAATAGTCACGGCTGTGTTAAAGTGCACCGGGTGCACCGGAGTTGAAGTGATTGTGTGCGAGAGCTTGCGAGTCCCTCTAATTGATCGACAACCACACAACAGTTTCGTACACCGGAATAAGCAAGAGGAAGGTGCAACTTCAATCCGCGAGTGAGCGCAGATTGACCCGTGTGGTACCAATGCGCTAGGGCAAAGGGTTGGTTTACCTTTTTATGGTACAACAAGGTGCAACCAGACAGTTTTCGGGCTGTTCACCCTGCACTAGGTGGCTCGTGGGATCGGTGGCACACGGTGTGGCGGCCCCTAGGAGTGTCCTGGCAGTCGGGTGCGGCAGATCAACGACACGGCCGGTGGCCCGTTGTTCGTCGGATGGGTCTACATTATCTTGCGCGAGTTCATAATACGGCTCCTGCCAGCGGTGATCGATTCTGACAGGTTCAAGGCCATTCGGGTGAACGGTTTTATTCGCGACGCCCCACGGTGCGCGGTGAGCGGGCCCCGGATGTGGGTTCACTGTTGACCCAGCACGGTGAAAGGCAACAGCATACCGTGCGACAGCATACTACGGAAGGAATTGGAAAATTCGCATGTTTCTGTCGTGTCCATATATCTGTGTCCAGACATTGAAGTCTCGCGAGAGCTGACAGTTCTCGCTGGGAGAAAGCAACaagtaaacaacaacattaaacCGCACTAAATTAAGTCAACGAGCAAGATCGAGATCGAGTGTTACTCTTGTTCGAAGAAACCCGTGCGTAAAGGCGAAACTAATCGGAGGGGGGGCCCGCAGACGAGCGATGGAAAGTGTTTCAAAGGTGGCCTCGGAGGTGCGAAGTACACTCATTATTAATGATCATATTAGCACGATGGTGCGGTGATGACAGATGTAATAATCTTTTAAAAGCTTGTTGAAGACAAATgttccccctccccccccccccccccctcttctaCCTTTCCACTAGACCGGAGCGCTAATTGACCCGGACACCATAGGGCATTCGTGATCGTGAGCTTTAAAACGGCGGCTGGCAAATATTCTACAACAATCGGTACGACCCCGAAATCGAACGGGGAACGGGAGAACGTTCCTTTTCTAAGTTGCGCATGTACATCAGAACTTCCGCGATTAATGTGCATACGTCTGTGCATCGACTTTTCTGCATTACTTCCAGGACACATCTAAGGAACTTCAACAAGTTTAAGGGGAGAAACATGGCTGGAATGCGCATGCCTGTGTGTTCATTTGTGAGacgtttaaatttttatgttgtCGATGTTGCTacgaaggaagcaaacaaagtCAGGCAAAAACTCCACTGCCTCCCGATGATCGATGCAACGAAGCGTCCGGTGGCagcaaagaaacagaaaaaaaaaccgtaaccCAACGATGCCGACGACGGTCAAAAGGTAACGAAAGTAATTTACTTGCGCTTTATGCAGCGCCGCGAACGCCCTGTTATGAATGAGGTCTTAATTCCAGGCATATTAAGGGGAGTAAATCGATTTATGCAATTAGCCTTCATAATAAATACATTGATTATAATGATAACACACTAATAATGGCTTCCTTCCATTGGCTTATGCGTTGCGTCGTGATTGTTGACATTAAAGTGACGTGCAGTTTATTTAGCTGGCATGCATACCCTTAACTAGGGGGTTCTTTAGTTTCAATTTTACCCACCGGAAGGCAGGAAATCCTTTTTTGAAAACCTACCATCCGAACCGAACGAAACTGCAAGTACTTTTGATAGAAACCCAACGAAAGCTTTAGTAATTTTGGTtcttagagaaaaaaaaacatatttaaataaaacaaacatccaaCTTGTGTTGGCTTACGCTTTTACGATAAAGTTGCATACACATCGGACGCTTTAATTAATTAGGTAATGTTTTGTGTTCACTGAGCTCACACCGCTAACGATCTTTCTTGCTGACGTCAGCCAATCAAGCCTTTTTTTCCAAGACAATACTATCACGCCATCTTAAATTGGGCTTGAAAGTTCGATAGTTAGGGCGGTcctggtggtgtaggcgacagcggagccggtcttcatacgactgggaccggggttcaaatcccatccggactcgTCCCTCCGTAAGTTttgacaagtctagtaagcttattcgatggccggcatgaccttagaggtcgtgttaagccaaggagaagatGTTCGAAATAGCTTTGATCGTTCGAAAGGCTAAAAATTGAGTCAAATGAATGTGTGTTAAGCGCTCTGTTGTTTACAGTGAGGTCACTGTGTACAGCTCCATAAAACATGACAGCGTAATGGCGCTCctttcgattttctttccaattATACGGGAT
This genomic window contains:
- the LOC126557048 gene encoding cytochrome P450 4c3-like, with protein sequence MENSFTTDRWTVRRDATALVTVFSPLTLAMLLILAFVLLIFKARRAKMVKLIDQIPGPVCMPLVGNGLQINVGCKDELFDRIIASRKMFGRRQGISRVWNGPIPYVLISKASAVEPILSNPKLVEKSNDYEYMKAWLGNGLLTSPGYIWHPRRKSLTPAFHFKILSDFVTIFQNQADVLIEKLSEHTVQGEAFNIVPYVTLCALDIFCETAMGCPVYAQKNSNSEYVRAHKQIGKVIRNRLQKIWLHPDFVFKRTKEFRKHQECLKVLHNFSDRVVRERKEELRKRKQQLDQNNNSKPSDEDSSTYEDGIYRKKQLAFLDLLLEGSGLSDLAIREEVDTFIIGGHDTTAAAMAWILYLLGAAPEIQDRVVQEIDEVMGKDRERRPTMAELNEMRYLECCIKEGLRLYPSIPVIGRRLTEDVRVDNYTIPAGTTAMIVVYELHRDASVFSNPDKFNPDNFLPENCNGRHPYAYIPFSAGPRNCIGQKFAILEEKSVISAILRKFRIEAVNRREDVQLLCDLVLRPKDGLIVRLHKRD
- the LOC126556988 gene encoding cytochrome P450 4c3-like — translated: MPYSDSVLTAAIGSASNSWTRQQFIESAPKTSVLLLVSFIFIVCCMAAYLERYRRLVRHINSIPGPATLPIIGNALLINADREELFNRIIASRKLYGRRQGITRIWNGMTPYVLISQAQAVEKILSSTKNIEKGRDYEFLQPWLGTGLLTSPASKWQHRRKILTPTFHFRILADFVEVFNKQSEVLVEKLAQELCNETGFDCVRYITLCSLDIICETAMGCPVYAQQQSDSEYVRAHEKIGQIMLNRLQKLWLHPDIIFRCTEQYQEQQKCLDILHKFSYRMITERRAIIQAGHTKAGLPVDANNNSEAEESHQLSSTVRKQLAFLDLLIEASDGGRVLSDTDIREEVDTFILGGHDTTATSISWTLFLLGTEPSIQAKAVQEIEHVMGGDSARWPTMRELNEMRYLEACIKEALRLYPSIPIIGRRLTEDVRLAEHVLPAGTNAVIVVYQLHRDPTVFPNPDRFNPEHFLSDTNGRKARHPFAYIPFSAGPRNCIGQKFGALEAKAVLVSVLRRYRVEAVDRREDLTLYGELVLRSKDGLKIRITKRK